From Nguyenibacter vanlangensis, one genomic window encodes:
- the clpA gene encoding ATP-dependent Clp protease ATP-binding subunit ClpA, with the protein MLSRNLEQTLHRALTLAGERRHEYATLEHLLLALVDDSDAVTVFRACGVDLDKLRSDLTEFLDKDLAGLASDRTVDPKPTAAFQRVIQRAAIHVQSTGRDEVTGSNVLVALFAERESHAVYFLQLQDMTRLDAVNFISHGIAKAPDRSTRRPVAGSAQDNPDGEREERGKAAQKNQDALSAYCTNLNRKAEDGKVDPLIGRDSEIERTIQILCRRTKNNPLYVGDPGVGKTAIAEGLAKRIVEGDVPEVLLKSTIYSLDMGALLAGTRYRGDFEERLKAVVTELDNNPGSILFIDEIHTVIGAGATSGGAMDASNLLKPALAAGTLRCIGSTTYKEYRQHFEKDRALVRRFQKIDVAEPSLEDAVKILRGLKGNYERHHRVRYTEEAIRGAVELAAKYIHDRKLPDKAIDVIDEVGASRMLVPENRRRKTVTLKDVEDIVAKIARIPPKSVSSDDKETLRTLERDLKGMVYGQDRAIEALTAAIKLSRAGLRDPEKPIGNYLFSGPTGVGKTEVAKQLAKTLGIELIRFDMSEYMERHSISRLIGAPPGYVGFDQGGLLTDAIDQHPHAVLLLDEIEKAHQDLYNVLLQVMDHGRLTDHNGKTVDFRNVVLIMTTNAGAADLSKEAIGFGRETRSGEDEEAIKRIFTPEFRNRLDAIIPFANLSPEIVGRVVEKFVFQLEAQLADRNVTIEISSAAKEWLAERGYDRLYGARPLGRVIQEHIKKPLAEELLFGRLVKGGAVKITLKDGALDFEYIESSADTPAEGDEGSERESETAN; encoded by the coding sequence ATGTTGTCACGCAATCTCGAACAGACGCTTCATCGTGCGCTGACCCTGGCCGGGGAGCGCCGCCACGAATATGCGACGCTGGAGCACCTGCTGCTGGCGCTGGTCGACGACAGCGACGCGGTGACCGTATTTCGGGCCTGCGGTGTCGATCTGGACAAGCTGCGTTCGGATCTGACCGAATTTCTGGACAAGGATCTGGCCGGCCTGGCGTCGGACCGGACCGTCGACCCCAAGCCGACCGCCGCGTTCCAGCGCGTGATCCAGCGCGCGGCGATCCATGTGCAATCCACCGGGCGGGACGAGGTCACGGGATCCAACGTGCTGGTCGCCCTGTTTGCCGAACGGGAGAGCCATGCCGTCTATTTCCTGCAACTGCAGGACATGACGCGGCTGGATGCGGTCAATTTCATCTCGCACGGCATCGCCAAGGCGCCGGACCGGTCGACGCGCCGCCCCGTGGCGGGCAGCGCGCAGGACAATCCCGACGGCGAGCGCGAGGAACGCGGCAAGGCCGCGCAGAAGAACCAGGACGCGCTGAGCGCCTATTGCACCAACCTGAACCGCAAGGCCGAGGACGGGAAGGTCGATCCGCTGATCGGACGCGATTCCGAGATCGAGCGCACGATCCAGATCCTCTGCCGCCGCACCAAGAACAATCCGCTTTATGTGGGCGATCCCGGCGTGGGCAAGACCGCCATTGCCGAGGGGCTGGCCAAGCGGATCGTCGAGGGCGACGTGCCCGAGGTGCTGCTGAAATCCACGATCTATTCGCTGGACATGGGCGCGCTGCTGGCCGGCACGCGCTATCGCGGCGATTTCGAGGAACGGCTGAAGGCTGTGGTGACCGAGCTGGACAATAATCCGGGCAGCATCCTGTTCATCGACGAGATCCATACGGTGATCGGCGCGGGCGCGACCTCGGGCGGGGCGATGGACGCGTCGAACCTGCTGAAGCCGGCGCTGGCGGCGGGCACGCTGCGCTGCATCGGCTCCACGACGTACAAGGAATATCGCCAGCATTTCGAGAAGGACCGCGCGCTGGTGCGGCGGTTCCAGAAAATCGACGTGGCCGAGCCGTCGCTGGAGGATGCGGTCAAGATCCTGCGCGGGCTGAAGGGCAATTACGAGCGGCACCACAGGGTGCGCTATACCGAGGAGGCCATTCGCGGCGCGGTCGAACTGGCGGCGAAATACATCCATGACCGCAAGCTGCCGGACAAGGCGATCGACGTGATCGACGAGGTCGGCGCGTCGCGGATGCTGGTGCCGGAAAACCGGCGGCGCAAGACGGTGACGCTGAAGGATGTCGAGGACATCGTCGCCAAGATCGCGCGGATTCCGCCCAAGAGCGTGTCGTCGGACGACAAGGAGACGCTGCGCACGCTGGAGCGCGACCTGAAGGGCATGGTCTATGGCCAGGATCGGGCGATCGAGGCGCTGACGGCGGCGATCAAGCTGTCGCGGGCGGGGCTGCGCGATCCGGAAAAGCCGATCGGCAATTACCTGTTCTCGGGCCCCACCGGCGTCGGCAAGACCGAAGTCGCCAAGCAACTGGCCAAAACCCTGGGCATCGAGCTGATCCGCTTCGACATGTCGGAATATATGGAGCGGCATTCGATCTCGCGCCTGATCGGCGCGCCGCCGGGCTATGTCGGGTTCGACCAGGGCGGGCTGCTGACCGACGCGATCGACCAGCATCCGCATGCCGTGCTGCTGCTGGATGAGATCGAGAAGGCGCACCAGGACCTGTACAACGTGCTGCTGCAGGTCATGGACCATGGCCGCCTGACCGACCATAACGGCAAGACCGTGGATTTCCGCAATGTCGTGCTGATCATGACGACCAACGCGGGTGCCGCGGACCTGAGCAAGGAGGCGATCGGTTTCGGCCGCGAGACGCGGTCGGGCGAGGATGAGGAGGCGATCAAGCGCATCTTCACCCCGGAATTCCGCAACCGGCTGGATGCGATCATTCCGTTCGCCAACCTGTCGCCCGAGATCGTCGGCCGGGTGGTCGAGAAATTCGTCTTCCAGTTGGAGGCGCAACTGGCCGACCGCAACGTCACGATCGAGATCTCGTCGGCGGCGAAGGAATGGCTGGCCGAGCGCGGCTATGACCGGCTGTATGGCGCCCGCCCGCTGGGCCGGGTGATCCAGGAGCACATCAAGAAGCCGCTGGCCGAGGAATTGCTGTTCGGGCGGCTGGTGAAGGGTGGCGCGGTGAAGATCACGCTGAAGGACGGGGCGCTGGATTTCGAATATATCGAATCCAGTGCCGACACCCCGGCGGAAGGCGACGAAGGCAGCGAGCGGGAATCCGAAACCGCGAACTGA
- the clpS gene encoding ATP-dependent Clp protease adapter ClpS, with protein MAAASFPIIPALTILAPTVPAPTVLASTVLAHGGNGPTRRGGGTDGQSDNPDSPTIGVVVRTRPETRKPAMYKVLMLNDDYTPMEFVVHVLERFFQKSREEATDIMLHVHKRGVGVCGVFTYEVAETKVTQVMDLARQNQHPLQCTIEKD; from the coding sequence ATGGCAGCAGCATCCTTCCCGATCATCCCGGCCCTGACCATCCTGGCCCCAACCGTCCCAGCCCCCACGGTCCTGGCCTCGACCGTCCTGGCCCATGGCGGCAACGGCCCGACCCGGCGCGGCGGCGGGACGGACGGGCAATCCGACAATCCCGATTCGCCGACCATCGGCGTCGTCGTCCGCACCCGGCCCGAGACGCGCAAGCCGGCGATGTACAAGGTCCTGATGCTGAACGACGACTACACGCCCATGGAGTTCGTCGTGCATGTGCTGGAGCGGTTCTTCCAGAAATCGCGCGAGGAGGCGACGGACATCATGCTGCATGTCCACAAGCGCGGGGTGGGCGTGTGCGGCGTGTTTACCTATGAAGTCGCGGAAACCAAGGTGACGCAGGTGATGGACCTGGCACGCCAGAACCAGCATCCGCTGCAATGCACGATCGAGAAGGACTGA
- a CDS encoding D-alanyl-D-alanine carboxypeptidase family protein: MADSSVLYHKRGWFARLRRGRALRVSLGLSAGYIAVMAGFAPRAHAQYVGQISSIVMDARTGAVLSQSSPDLQRYPASLTKLMTLYLAFKGLRTGQITLDQTVPVSAHAASMEPSKLGLVPGTYLTVEQAILGLVTKSANDAACALGELLGGGSEDRFADLMTGQARTLGMTRTIFRNASGLPDPDQMTSARDLALLTRQIITEFPEYYHYFSVPAFYFHGRQVPNHDPMLRIYPGADGLKTGYTAIAGRNLVTSAIRDNVRLIGVVLGARSNPQRSAIMASILDDGFREEGVADVRRPLVLARARRGRAAMMLAAASRGGYAGPEQVAELPAAPHRRGVAHHGRGHAVSHVSPHVVHMIVAGHAAHRRHGHNHG, encoded by the coding sequence GTGGCCGATAGTTCAGTGCTGTACCACAAGCGGGGATGGTTCGCGCGCCTGCGCCGCGGCCGCGCGCTACGCGTCTCCCTCGGCCTGTCCGCCGGCTATATCGCCGTCATGGCCGGCTTCGCGCCCCGCGCCCATGCCCAATATGTAGGGCAGATCAGCTCGATCGTCATGGACGCCCGCACCGGCGCGGTCCTGTCCCAGTCCAGTCCCGATCTGCAGCGCTATCCCGCCAGCCTGACCAAGCTGATGACGCTGTACCTGGCATTCAAGGGGCTGCGGACCGGCCAGATCACCCTGGACCAGACGGTGCCGGTCTCGGCCCACGCGGCGTCGATGGAACCATCCAAGCTCGGGCTGGTGCCGGGTACCTATCTGACGGTCGAGCAGGCGATCCTGGGCCTGGTGACCAAATCCGCCAATGACGCGGCCTGCGCGCTGGGCGAACTGCTCGGCGGCGGGAGCGAGGACCGGTTCGCCGACCTCATGACCGGCCAGGCCCGGACCCTGGGCATGACCCGCACCATATTCCGCAACGCCTCCGGCCTGCCCGACCCCGACCAGATGACCTCGGCGCGCGACCTGGCGCTGCTGACGCGGCAGATCATCACCGAATTTCCGGAATATTATCATTATTTCTCGGTGCCGGCCTTCTATTTCCATGGCCGCCAGGTCCCCAACCACGACCCGATGCTGCGCATCTATCCCGGCGCGGACGGGCTCAAGACCGGCTATACCGCCATTGCCGGACGCAACCTGGTCACCTCGGCGATCCGCGACAATGTGCGGCTGATCGGCGTGGTGCTGGGCGCGCGCTCCAACCCGCAGCGCAGCGCGATCATGGCCAGCATCCTCGATGACGGGTTCCGGGAGGAGGGCGTGGCCGATGTCCGTCGTCCGCTGGTGCTGGCGCGCGCGCGGCGCGGCCGCGCCGCCATGATGCTGGCGGCCGCGTCGCGCGGCGGCTATGCGGGGCCCGAGCAGGTCGCCGAACTGCCCGCCGCGCCGCATCGCCGCGGGGTGGCCCATCACGGGCGCGGCCATGCCGTCTCTCACGTCTCGCCCCATGTCGTCCACATGATCGTCGCGGGTCATGCGGCGCATCGCCGGCACGGGCATAATCACGGCTGA
- the map gene encoding type I methionyl aminopeptidase, whose protein sequence is MDGDTDARRVILHTPEDFAGMRAAGQLAARTLDMIVPHVRAGISTGALDQLIHDFMMDHGGVPATLGYRGYPKSSCISLNHVVCHGIPGERILQDGDILNIDVTVILDGWYGDTSRMFTVGAIPRRAEKLIDATYKALMLGIAEVRPGRTLGDIGHAIQVYAESHRFSVVRDFCGHGIGRSFHAAPNVLHYGRPGQGLVLQPGMFFTIEPMLNAGRPDVKVLDDGWTAVTRDRSLSAQFEHMLGVTQDGCEIFTLSPAGLDHPPYDPPA, encoded by the coding sequence ATGGACGGGGATACGGACGCACGGCGGGTCATTCTGCACACGCCGGAGGATTTCGCCGGCATGCGCGCGGCGGGCCAGTTGGCGGCGCGCACCCTGGACATGATCGTCCCCCATGTCCGCGCCGGCATCTCGACCGGTGCGCTGGACCAGTTGATTCATGATTTCATGATGGATCATGGCGGCGTGCCGGCCACCCTGGGCTATCGCGGCTATCCCAAATCCAGTTGCATCTCGCTCAACCATGTGGTCTGCCACGGCATTCCGGGCGAACGAATCCTGCAGGACGGCGACATCCTGAATATCGACGTGACCGTGATCCTCGACGGCTGGTACGGCGATACCAGCCGCATGTTCACCGTGGGCGCCATCCCCCGCCGTGCCGAGAAGCTGATCGACGCGACCTACAAGGCCCTGATGCTCGGCATCGCCGAGGTGCGGCCGGGCAGGACCCTGGGCGATATCGGCCATGCGATCCAGGTCTATGCCGAATCGCACCGTTTCTCGGTGGTGCGCGATTTCTGCGGCCACGGCATCGGCCGCAGCTTCCATGCCGCGCCGAACGTGCTGCATTACGGCCGTCCGGGCCAGGGGCTGGTGCTGCAGCCCGGCATGTTCTTCACCATCGAACCCATGCTCAACGCCGGCCGCCCGGACGTGAAGGTTCTGGATGACGGCTGGACGGCGGTCACGCGCGACCGGTCCCTCTCGGCGCAGTTCGAACATATGCTGGGCGTGACCCAGGACGGGTGTGAAATCTTCACCCTGTCTCCCGCCGGGCTGGACCATCCGCCCTACGACCCGCCGGCCTGA
- the ggt gene encoding gamma-glutamyltransferase → MLAGGGLSARAAPVLQNDALTFGPAGSVAGSTLAPLAPAVGAHGMVVSAQHLASEVGARILAQGGNAADAAVAVAYALAVVYPAAGNIGGGGFMTLRTPDGHAVFIDFREHAPLAATATMFQDAKGAVIPNLSILGWKAVGVPGTVAGMDLVLHRWGHLTRQQVMAPAIALARDGFVLGEGDVQLLDTSTADFARDPQARRIFLRPDGSRLQAGDRLVQADLARTLSLIARDGADAFYRGPIAADIVRASQAGGGILQLADFRSYAPRILAPLTCTYRGYHIDTAPPPSGGGVALCEILNILSGYDMGRLGLHTAPAIQREVEAMRHAYADRQDLGDPAFVHNPVQHLIDPAYAAQVRAGIPTDHALSSAALRPGEAQPEKTETTQFSVIDRKGMAISVTYTLNGWFGAKVIGGGTGMFMNDEMDDFSSRPGVPNMFGIVGSQANAVAPGKTPLSSMSPTILSRGGRPVMVIGSPGGSRIPTIVLSAILGVVDYGLDIQQAIDLPRIHEQWQPTHVEVEQGALSDAVAATLKREGYDIAPHAPWGVAEGILVGAPRLGTGKPGDGRYYGGFDRRHPGGAAVGE, encoded by the coding sequence ATGCTCGCGGGCGGCGGGCTTTCCGCCCGGGCGGCGCCGGTCCTGCAGAATGATGCGCTGACCTTCGGTCCGGCCGGCTCCGTGGCGGGGTCGACCCTGGCGCCGCTGGCCCCGGCGGTCGGCGCGCACGGGATGGTGGTGTCGGCGCAGCATCTGGCGTCGGAGGTCGGTGCCCGCATCCTGGCCCAGGGCGGCAACGCCGCCGACGCGGCCGTCGCGGTGGCCTATGCGCTGGCCGTCGTCTATCCGGCGGCGGGCAATATCGGCGGCGGCGGGTTCATGACCCTGCGCACGCCCGACGGCCACGCCGTCTTCATCGACTTCCGCGAACACGCGCCGCTGGCCGCCACCGCCACCATGTTCCAGGACGCCAAGGGCGCGGTCATCCCCAATCTGTCGATCCTGGGATGGAAGGCCGTGGGCGTGCCGGGCACCGTCGCCGGAATGGACCTGGTGCTGCATCGCTGGGGCCACCTGACCCGCCAGCAGGTCATGGCCCCGGCCATCGCGCTGGCGCGCGACGGGTTCGTCCTGGGCGAAGGCGACGTGCAGTTGCTCGACACCTCGACCGCCGATTTCGCGCGCGACCCCCAGGCGCGCAGGATCTTCCTGCGGCCCGACGGCTCGCGGTTGCAGGCCGGCGACCGCCTGGTGCAGGCCGACCTTGCCAGGACATTGTCGCTGATCGCCCGCGACGGCGCCGACGCCTTCTATCGCGGTCCCATCGCGGCCGACATCGTCCGGGCCAGCCAGGCGGGCGGGGGCATCCTCCAGCTTGCCGATTTCCGCAGTTACGCGCCGCGAATCCTGGCGCCGCTGACCTGCACCTATCGCGGCTACCATATCGACACCGCGCCCCCGCCCAGCGGCGGCGGCGTCGCGCTGTGCGAGATCCTGAACATCCTGTCGGGCTATGACATGGGCCGGCTGGGCCTGCACACCGCCCCCGCCATCCAGCGCGAGGTCGAGGCCATGCGCCACGCCTATGCCGACCGGCAGGACCTGGGCGATCCGGCCTTCGTCCATAATCCGGTCCAGCACCTGATCGATCCGGCCTATGCGGCGCAGGTCCGCGCCGGCATCCCGACCGACCACGCCTTGTCCTCCGCCGCCCTGCGCCCCGGCGAGGCCCAGCCCGAGAAGACCGAAACCACCCAGTTCTCGGTCATCGACCGCAAGGGCATGGCGATCTCGGTCACCTACACGCTGAATGGCTGGTTCGGCGCCAAGGTCATCGGGGGCGGCACCGGCATGTTCATGAATGACGAGATGGACGATTTCTCGTCCCGTCCGGGCGTGCCCAACATGTTCGGCATCGTCGGCAGCCAGGCCAACGCCGTCGCCCCCGGCAAGACGCCGCTTTCGTCCATGTCGCCCACCATCCTGTCGCGCGGCGGCCGGCCGGTCATGGTCATCGGCAGCCCCGGCGGCTCGCGCATTCCCACCATCGTGCTGTCGGCGATCCTGGGCGTGGTCGATTACGGGCTGGACATCCAGCAGGCGATCGACCTGCCGCGCATCCACGAGCAATGGCAGCCCACCCATGTCGAGGTCGAACAGGGCGCCCTGTCCGACGCGGTGGCCGCGACCTTGAAGCGCGAAGGCTATGACATCGCCCCCCATGCCCCGTGGGGCGTGGCCGAAGGCATCCTGGTCGGCGCGCCGCGCCTGGGCACCGGCAAGCCGGGCGACGGCCGCTATTACGGCGGGTTCGACCGCCGCCATCCCGGCGGCGCCGCAGTCGGTGAATGA
- the nudC gene encoding NAD(+) diphosphatase: MMMTPYRPGRKGGNFYSGSPVDRGAQDRGDAARIAFYLMGGETLFVPYWRGRHLIIQDGTESARIELPTRRATMMTPEFLEQANWVFLGYLDERPLFMLDLSLLDHPELMFPRARGTFRELRPIAGLLPADEAAILAQARGMAHWRAHSQFCGNCGAPNQADQAGHRLVCTADPTHLHFPRTDPVVIMLVHWQDRVLLARGTRFGPESRTMSALAGFVEPGETPEEAVAREVLEETGVLVGSIRYHSAQPWPYPGALMLAFTAIAQGDALRLDREEIAEARWLGRDEVRNHAALGFTLPSPTTIARRMIDDWLGDGPG; encoded by the coding sequence ATGATGATGACCCCGTACAGGCCCGGCCGGAAGGGTGGAAATTTCTATTCCGGCAGTCCGGTGGACCGGGGGGCGCAGGATCGCGGCGACGCGGCGCGCATCGCGTTCTACCTGATGGGGGGGGAAACGCTGTTCGTGCCGTATTGGCGCGGCCGGCACCTGATCATCCAGGACGGCACCGAATCGGCGCGGATCGAGCTGCCGACGCGGCGCGCCACGATGATGACGCCGGAATTCCTGGAACAGGCGAACTGGGTCTTTCTGGGCTATCTGGACGAGCGGCCGCTGTTCATGCTGGACCTGAGCCTGCTGGACCATCCGGAGCTGATGTTTCCCAGGGCGCGCGGCACGTTTCGCGAATTGCGGCCGATCGCCGGCCTGCTGCCCGCCGACGAGGCCGCCATCCTGGCTCAGGCGCGGGGCATGGCGCATTGGCGCGCCCACAGCCAGTTCTGCGGCAATTGCGGCGCGCCGAACCAGGCGGACCAGGCCGGGCACCGCCTGGTCTGCACCGCCGACCCGACGCACCTGCATTTTCCGCGCACCGACCCGGTGGTGATCATGCTGGTGCATTGGCAGGACCGGGTGCTGCTGGCGCGGGGCACGCGATTCGGCCCCGAAAGCCGCACCATGTCGGCGCTGGCCGGATTCGTCGAGCCGGGGGAAACCCCCGAGGAGGCGGTGGCGCGCGAGGTGCTGGAGGAAACCGGGGTGCTGGTCGGCAGCATCCGCTACCATTCCGCGCAGCCCTGGCCCTATCCCGGCGCGCTGATGCTGGCCTTTACCGCGATCGCGCAGGGCGACGCGCTGCGGCTGGACCGCGAGGAGATCGCCGAGGCGCGGTGGCTGGGGCGCGACGAGGTGCGCAATCACGCGGCGCTGGGCTTTACCCTGCCCTCGCCCACCACCATCGCCCGGCGGATGATCGACGACTGGCTGGGCGACGGGCCCGGGTGA